GAGATTTACCAGGAGGTAGAAGAAAGGATTAGACTAAAGGAACAGGAGCTCAATGAGAAACACAAAGAGGAGCTGAGCAGGAAAGAAGAGGAGATGgaacagaaatatgaggaggaacagaggaggagagaagagaagaagaaacagaaaaatgaggaggaacagaggaggagagaagaggagatgaaacagaaatatgaggaggaacagaggaggagagaagaggagatgaaacagaaatatgaggaggaacagaggaagAGAGAAGAGGAGCTGATGGAGATGTTGAAGAAGCAAATGAAGGAAGAGGAGCTGGAGAAAGAGGCAGAGGAATCCAAGCTGCCTGTCAGGAGAAGGAACAGCACTGAAAGAGCTCGTCCCAGCTGTAAGTATTCCTTTTATTCCCCCCCGACTGTCAGTTCAGTAAAATCATCTTTCTGAGCCAAATATGAAGTTCAGTCTTTCTGTGGGACCTCTTGAGGCAAAATTATTATTCCAAGCTGCCTGTCAGGAGAGGGAACACCATCCAATTCTTACCCTCCAGGAGTAAGTTTGTTTAAGATTGttctgaaaataatatttacaaaactttCACAGGCTCTCACAAGGCCATAATGGAACTGAATGAGTCtcagtttaataacattttgaaacCCTTAACTGGGTTGTAAAGTTACATGAATacatgctgtgtgaggtgggaatggacctgtcttcctctagctaataatgcctgttatatatacagtgtatgctgagtgaggtgggaatggacctgtcttcctctagctaataatggctgttatatatacagtgtatgctgtgtgaggtgggaatggacctgtcttcctctagctaataatggctgttatatatacagtgtatgctgtgtgaggagggaatggacctgtcttcctctagctaataatgccTGTTATagatacagtgtatgctgtgtgaggtgggagtggacctgtcttcctctagctaataatgcctgttatatatacagtgtatgctgagtgaggtgggaatggacctgtcttcctctagataataatggctgttatatatacagtgtatgctgtgtgaggtgggaatggacctgtcttcctctagctaataatggctgttatatatacagtgtatgctgtgtgaggtgggaatggacctgtcttcttCTTTTGCAGTGTCTGAAAGCAAAGTGGAGAGCAAGGTGTTCAACCCCCCCAGCAGTGGTCGAGATTGAAATTTGTTTGAACAGGATAGAATTCTATCTTTTGTTCCATCAAGGTAGTCCACTTAATAACATGTTTACTGGGATCATCCTAATTGTAGGGTTTCAAGCCACCGCTATATGTGGTAAAGTAAgcaaaaagtttcacttttggttatatatatatatatattttgttgtttttcagtttctgGAGGTGAAGGAGAGGCTCCCCTTGCAGATAACCAAGCGCCTCCCAGCCCCCCTGAGCTGAGGATGGTGCTGCTTGGGAAGACTGGGGCTGGGAAGAGTGCAGCAGGAAACACCATCCTGGGCAGAGAGGGGTTTAGATCTGAAGCCAGCTCCTCTGCAGGAACGAGGGAGTGTGAGAAGAGAGAAGGAGAAGTGGCTGGGAGACGTGTTGCTGTTATTGACACTCCAGAGCTCACCTCTCAGAACAAACTCCCGATAGGCAGCTGCATGTCTCTGTCTGCCCCGGGACCCCACGCTTTCCTCCTGGTGATACCGGTGGGCCGATTcccagaggaagagaggagagcaGTGGAGACAGTCCAGGAGATATTCAGTGAGGAGGCTGTGAGGAGCTACACGATGCTGCTTTTCACACACAGTGACAAACTGAAAGGCAAGACCATTGAGGATTATATTCAGAGAGGCAGCAAGGAGCTCCAGCAGCTTGTTGAGAAATGTGGGAACAGGTATCATGTTCTCAACACTGAGGACAGGAGCGATCGCACTCAGGTCACACAGCTCCTGGACAAGATAGACAACATGGTGAAGGGAAACAACCCCAGCTACTACACCAGTGAGATGTACCAGCAAGCAGAAGAGAAGGCTGGAGAAGTGAGGCTAAGGAAGAAGAGAGAAGAGCAGATTGACAGGGTGGGATATGAAAAGAGCAAACTGCTAAAGGAGAGGCCAGAAGAGCTGGAGCTACAActggagctgaggagagagaaggagaaatcCAGAGTGCTGGAGCGGGAGCTGAAGAGAGCACAAGAAGGGGAGCAAGAGCTGAAGAAACAGAGGGAGAaaatgagagagctggaggaggagcagaggagagacagagagaaaaaagGGGGAGCTGCggagagaaagaggggagagcaaaagaaaaccaaaaatgacttttaaagtTGAATTCGAAGATGAGTAGGATTAGGAGCAGCGTTCCCATATATACATCACTGAAAAAGCCACAGCCCAGAGTTtacttcaatacaatacaatgcatttacatAATGATGCATCAGCTCAGTCTGCTTCAATGATTCTCTTTCCTTTCCTTGGACTTgtgaaggaaaaacaaacaatgtataatatatttcaattatgatttattttttcaatttttaaaaggaaCTCAAATGTTTACAGCAAGCCTGTATTTCctacctttaaaaacacacaggaaagGAAAAAAGCTTCATCCGCCAACATGGAGAACTTCAGGGGGAACGCAGGAATGGTTTATTGTTAATTCTTCATTTTAGCAAAGGCTTTTTATCCAAAGAggcttccagagactaggggggtgaaatCTGCATCATCAAGCACTGTGTCTGCTGAAGAGTCTCTTccataggacctcgtttgttgaCGTGTGTCAAGGACGGAAATAgtacaaggaggtgaagcgactcgatcagggcacacacacacaccgcacacacacacagcacacacagctaGTCCGTGATAAAATAGTAGAGGGCGATCCATTGTGGAAGAAGCACGAAGGACACGTTTTTCAGCAGTGCTTATGAGAAGagacaaaatacaagcaaagaaactAAGATCATTCTTAAAACATCTcgatttaaaaatcacaaactatGAGAATTTCACTCTCCTATCCCCTACACACCCAAAATACCACTGTCAACAAATTTGCTAAGAAAGACTCCAAACAAAAACACGCCCAGATATATCTGGTATGTAAAGAAAGGAAATTCCTTCAAGGGAATGTGACAGAAATGTGGAATAAACTATAAAATACCAGCAAGAGTTatatccttttaaaatgttttttaattcgTAACGGTTATAAATCATGGTGATGCAATGACTGCAAGCACTGTGACAGCAACGGGTTTAACATACATGTTTTATACgttttaatatagttttaactgagggtttgtttttgtttttcttaagtaTTACTTTAGTTTTGGTATATGTAAGTCTTCATTTTAGACAGTGGGGTGTCTCTATGAAGAAGAACAGTGTAATCATTGAAAAATGTAAGGCAGTAGCTGATTAACATTACTGAAGGGGGGCCATCCCTAGTTACTAAGAGTTGTTTTTTTCGTATTTGATATAAGTTTTTGATGTTTTGTGTATGAACGTATATTCTGTAACTTCACttttaacagaattttttttttaaatttcagtagTGACAGAGGCAGGCATGCAAGATTTCCATTACGAGAATGAGTAGCTGTTAACTCATGGTGATGTGGAACCGCCTCTCGCAGATAAGACCAactgtagggtcgcaaaatgaagtgtagagatgatcagagacaatcgatcacacccaGGTCTCCCCTGGTGTACCCCTGAAAccttgtctcctgaaaccaagttccaaggcATGCAAAGTGGTCCCGTGTTCCCTCCAGAGTACGTCAGCCCAGGCAGTGACTGTAATGCAGCCCCCTTAGTGCTTAGTGTAGAACTCAGCTACTTCAGAATTGCAGAGGTTTAAATAAGACAGGTGGACTGTATTGCTAgtctcctcctggtggtggttcGGGAGCATTACAGGGCGCTGAGACACAAAGGGCAGGTTTTATAATACACTCTAGAGCTGGCAGGTGtctcaatcaattaatcaatcagtcACTCAATCAATCAGGGTCCGGGAGGGACATTTACTCCACTCCGAGTTTAACAGGGAAGATGAACGATTGCAGGGTCTGGACAGACGGGGGTTTATTTCATTGGTTTGATTAAAACGATTCAGAGCAGGAGAGGCAGCACTTTGTCCTTCTCTGCTCTACAGTAAGGGTCCACGAATGGCAAACTGAAACGGGGGTGTATTTTCTATTGCAACACCGGGATGCTGTccgtgtcaaaaaaaaaaaaaataataaggcCTACGACACCGTGTCAAGGTTCgaatttttcatttgattttatttatttacacaaaagtttatttattttttttgtttgtgaatgtTTCCTCGCTGTaacatttctaaaactaaaatattta
This Polyodon spathula isolate WHYD16114869_AA unplaced genomic scaffold, ASM1765450v1 scaffolds_3219, whole genome shotgun sequence DNA region includes the following protein-coding sequences:
- the LOC121311428 gene encoding GTPase IMAP family member 4-like, which codes for MKQKYEEEQRKREEELMEMLKKQMKEEELEKEAEESKLPVRRRNSTERARPSFSGGEGEAPLADNQAPPSPPELRMVLLGKTGAGKSAAGNTILGREGFRSEASSSAGTRECEKREGEVAGRRVAVIDTPELTSQNKLPIGSCMSLSAPGPHAFLLVIPVGRFPEEERRAVETVQEIFSEEAVRSYTMLLFTHSDKLKGKTIEDYIQRGSKELQQLVEKCGNRYHVLNTEDRSDRTQVTQLLDKIDNMVKGNNPSYYTSEMYQQAEEKAGEVRLRKKREEQIDRVGYEKSKLLKERPEELELQLELRREKEKSRVLERELKRAQEGEQELKKQREKMRELEEEQRRDREKKGGAAERKRGEQKKTKNDF